The Stappia sp. genome window below encodes:
- the tatB gene encoding Sec-independent protein translocase protein TatB, with protein MFDIGWTELIVVAVVMILVVGPKDLPRMLRTFGQTVGKVRRMAGEFQSTFNDALREAEKQADIADMKAQVEKAANFDPLGDIKKSIEDDASGKKKPSSGTSTKAAPAPKPAASETTPQDDSAKDEIEAPALSSAGETGAGGSGAGDDKAAASGTISRETGAREAGDTARKAAGDGTA; from the coding sequence ATGTTCGATATCGGCTGGACGGAACTCATCGTTGTCGCCGTCGTCATGATCCTTGTCGTCGGACCGAAGGACCTGCCGCGCATGCTGCGCACCTTCGGCCAGACCGTCGGCAAGGTGCGGCGGATGGCGGGCGAGTTCCAGTCGACCTTCAACGACGCCCTGCGCGAGGCGGAAAAGCAGGCCGACATCGCCGACATGAAGGCGCAGGTCGAAAAGGCCGCGAACTTCGATCCGCTCGGCGACATCAAGAAGTCCATCGAGGACGACGCCTCGGGAAAGAAGAAACCGTCGTCGGGGACCTCGACGAAGGCCGCGCCGGCGCCGAAACCGGCCGCGTCCGAAACGACGCCGCAGGACGATTCGGCGAAGGACGAGATCGAGGCGCCGGCGCTGTCCTCGGCCGGCGAGACGGGCGCGGGTGGCAGTGGCGCCGGGGACGACAAGGCCGCGGCCTCCGGCACAATTTCGCGGGAGACCGGGGCGCGGGAGGCCGGTGACACGGCGCGCAAGGCAGCGGGCGACGGCACGGCATGA